One genomic segment of Mauremys mutica isolate MM-2020 ecotype Southern chromosome 10, ASM2049712v1, whole genome shotgun sequence includes these proteins:
- the LOC123343454 gene encoding cytohesin-interacting protein isoform X1 gives MSLRKLIQQNRNANFVGYCVSPSYTPYLDPMCSPQMDNRRIQSLANTVGTLPRGRKQLALTRSSSLGDSSGPQRRLLAIVKEDNETFGFEIETRRLQHQNACSLQICTYVCKIQEESPAHLSGLQTGDILANINGVNTEGFSHKQMVDLIKSSGNYLRLETVNGARIVRRMELETKLQLLKQTLQEKWVEFRSLQLQEQRLLHGEVNDNNFDTLELESNLFGSCASPRPAFPIKPRFSSESSCKSRLSSMTVDSEDSFYQTCVFEDSAHETLSRQSSTDDDCFFSRDNDTAVGKYSLRRNRSISLASSGSMSPSWEGGSFSNIFGTLPRKNRRGSVRKQLLKFIPGLHRAVEEEESRV, from the exons ATGTCCTTAAGAAAGCTCATTCAGCAAAACCGCAATGCCAATTTTGTGGGCTACTGTGTTAGTCCAAGTTACACACCTTACTTAGATCCAATGTGCAGTCCCCAGATGGATAATAGAAGAATTCAGAGTCTGGCAAACACAGTGGGGACGTTACCAAGGGGACGCAAACAG CTTGCTTTAACCAGATCAAGTTCCTTAGGTGACTCTTCTGGGCCACAAAG ACGACTTCTTGCTATTGTCAAAGAAGATAATGAAACATTTGGATTTGAAATTGAG ACACGTAGATTACAACACCAAAATGCTTGCTCCCTGCAAATATGCACTTATGTCTGCAAAATACAAGAAGAAAGTCCTGCCCATCTTTCTGGCCTGCAAACAG GTGATATTCTAGCCAATATCAATGGAGTGAACACTGAAGGTTTTAGTCACAAGCAAATGGTGGACTTGATAAAATCTTCAGGGAATTATTTAAG ATTAGAGACTGttaatggagccaggattgtTAGGAGAATGGAACTTGAAACCAAGCTGCAGTTATTGAAG CAAACTTTGCAGGAAAAATGGGTGGAGTTCCGATCTCTGCAATTACAGGAACAACGCTTGCTGCATG GGGAGGTGAATGACAACAACTTTGACACCCTGGAATTGGAGTCCAATTTATTTGGTAGTTGTGCTTCACCAAGGCCTGCCTTCCCAATTAAACCCCGATTCTCCAGTGAAAGCAGCTGTAAAAGCCGGCTAAGCTCAATGACAGTGGACAGTGAGGATAGTTTCTACCAGACCTGTGTTtttgaggattctgctcatgAGACTCTGAGCCGGCAGTCGAGCACAGATGACGATTGCTTCTTTTCGAGGGACAATGACACTGCAGTAGGGAAATATTCACTGAGGAGGAACAGAAGCATCAGTCTGGCTAGCAGCGGATCAATGTCGCCCTCATGGGAGGGAGGcagtttttcaaatatttttggaaCACTCCCACGGAAAAATAGGAGAGGAAGTGTCCGAAAGCAGCTTTTAAAATTCATTCCAGGTCTTCACCGAGCAGTTGAAGAGGAGGAAAGTCGTGTCTGA
- the LOC123343454 gene encoding cytohesin-interacting protein isoform X2, whose translation MCKLLLINLALTRSSSLGDSSGPQRRLLAIVKEDNETFGFEIETRRLQHQNACSLQICTYVCKIQEESPAHLSGLQTGDILANINGVNTEGFSHKQMVDLIKSSGNYLRLETVNGARIVRRMELETKLQLLKQTLQEKWVEFRSLQLQEQRLLHGEVNDNNFDTLELESNLFGSCASPRPAFPIKPRFSSESSCKSRLSSMTVDSEDSFYQTCVFEDSAHETLSRQSSTDDDCFFSRDNDTAVGKYSLRRNRSISLASSGSMSPSWEGGSFSNIFGTLPRKNRRGSVRKQLLKFIPGLHRAVEEEESRV comes from the exons ATGTGTAAACTGCTCTTAATAAAT CTTGCTTTAACCAGATCAAGTTCCTTAGGTGACTCTTCTGGGCCACAAAG ACGACTTCTTGCTATTGTCAAAGAAGATAATGAAACATTTGGATTTGAAATTGAG ACACGTAGATTACAACACCAAAATGCTTGCTCCCTGCAAATATGCACTTATGTCTGCAAAATACAAGAAGAAAGTCCTGCCCATCTTTCTGGCCTGCAAACAG GTGATATTCTAGCCAATATCAATGGAGTGAACACTGAAGGTTTTAGTCACAAGCAAATGGTGGACTTGATAAAATCTTCAGGGAATTATTTAAG ATTAGAGACTGttaatggagccaggattgtTAGGAGAATGGAACTTGAAACCAAGCTGCAGTTATTGAAG CAAACTTTGCAGGAAAAATGGGTGGAGTTCCGATCTCTGCAATTACAGGAACAACGCTTGCTGCATG GGGAGGTGAATGACAACAACTTTGACACCCTGGAATTGGAGTCCAATTTATTTGGTAGTTGTGCTTCACCAAGGCCTGCCTTCCCAATTAAACCCCGATTCTCCAGTGAAAGCAGCTGTAAAAGCCGGCTAAGCTCAATGACAGTGGACAGTGAGGATAGTTTCTACCAGACCTGTGTTtttgaggattctgctcatgAGACTCTGAGCCGGCAGTCGAGCACAGATGACGATTGCTTCTTTTCGAGGGACAATGACACTGCAGTAGGGAAATATTCACTGAGGAGGAACAGAAGCATCAGTCTGGCTAGCAGCGGATCAATGTCGCCCTCATGGGAGGGAGGcagtttttcaaatatttttggaaCACTCCCACGGAAAAATAGGAGAGGAAGTGTCCGAAAGCAGCTTTTAAAATTCATTCCAGGTCTTCACCGAGCAGTTGAAGAGGAGGAAAGTCGTGTCTGA